TCAATTTCACTTGCCATCAGGAAAATATCAAATCGACTTCGGCGCGATAGAATGGTTCGCTCAAAAGTGGCAATGGCTTGTGCAATTCGTTCTCGAGTCACCTCTTCACTGCCGAAAGTTAATTTAAAGAGCTGCACATACTGCGGATCATTACTGAGCCTTTCCTCTAGCTCATCAAGAGTAAAGTTCATTTCAACACTATCGGTAATCGGCATCAGCGCTTGTTCTTCTAAACTTGCCGCCCTACCATCCCAAAAAAGGCTGCTGTAAAAAGCGCTATTCTCAATACTGGGGGCATTACGTTTGCCTTTTAATCTATGATGACCAAAAGACACTTGCCTACCATCAGCCCAACCTAAATTCCTATCGTGGCAAGAGGCGCAAGCGATATGGCCTGACCGCGAAAGCTGGGGATCATGAAATAGCTTGTCACCTAAACGCAGCTTAAGTTGGCTAAATGGATTGTCTGCAGGGAAAATGGGAGCCGGCAACAAACCTAACTCTCTTTTTGCAATGCCTACATCTAGTAAGGGTGCAGGCCAGCACTTAGGCGCTTGCATATACAAGGCCCTTAACTCGTCAATATTAGGCGCCTCCAGCCCCATAATTATGCTCGGCAAACATCGAATATTCGTTGGCTCCTCCGCGGCCGCAGCATAGTGAAAGCAACTAAAAATCATACATATAAGAGTAAGCATGAATGCATTGTGTTTGCGATAATATGTGAACTGAAAAGCACTGAAAGGGATAATTGTTATCACTAGAACGACTCAAGCTAGTAAAAAATTGAAGCTGTTAATGCAACAGCTTCTCGAT
The Shewanella sp. KX20019 DNA segment above includes these coding regions:
- a CDS encoding cytochrome-c peroxidase encodes the protein MQAPKCWPAPLLDVGIAKRELGLLPAPIFPADNPFSQLKLRLGDKLFHDPQLSRSGHIACASCHDRNLGWADGRQVSFGHHRLKGKRNAPSIENSAFYSSLFWDGRAASLEEQALMPITDSVEMNFTLDELEERLSNDPQYVQLFKLTFGSEEVTRERIAQAIATFERTILSRRSRFDIFLMASEIEEESQKQRLSAAFSDESVRGLHLFRTKARCMNCHNGPEMSDSQFHNIGLTYYKRFYQDLGLYNQTRNYDDVGKFRTPGLRGVMNTKPWMHNGLFVNMEGLLNFYNMGGVASQKTREDPLAPQTSIHLKPLKLTQNEIKDLMAFLESISGHPARGPHMRYMPEP